One window from the genome of Anaerolineales bacterium encodes:
- a CDS encoding ABC transporter ATP-binding protein, with product MIQTESLVRRYNGVVAVDQLTFRVEAGEVFGFLGPNGAGKTTTIMMLTGQLRPTSGKASIAGYDIVKQRAKIKPLIGVVFEYQNLYERMSARDNLTFFAQLHGVGKKRVEALLERVGLQDRAREKIKVFSNGMKQRLLIARALLNEPKVLFLDEPTRGLDPAAARAIRETIENLGETGTTVFLTTHYMEEADELCRRVAFLSEGKIIAMDTPRNLKLKYGERKARVILDDDSEHLLSLDEAADAAQMAQWMRNGKVLTVHSLEASLEDVFIRLTGRMLL from the coding sequence ATGATCCAAACCGAATCACTGGTCAGGAGATACAACGGTGTCGTCGCCGTGGATCAGCTCACGTTTCGTGTGGAAGCGGGAGAGGTGTTCGGTTTCCTGGGGCCCAACGGTGCGGGAAAGACGACGACCATCATGATGCTCACCGGTCAGCTTCGACCGACGAGCGGAAAAGCGAGCATCGCCGGCTACGACATCGTCAAACAGCGGGCGAAGATCAAACCGCTGATCGGTGTGGTTTTCGAGTATCAGAACCTCTATGAACGCATGAGCGCCCGCGATAATCTAACCTTCTTCGCACAGCTCCATGGTGTGGGAAAGAAACGTGTGGAAGCGTTGCTGGAACGGGTAGGACTGCAGGACCGCGCCAGGGAAAAGATAAAGGTGTTTTCCAACGGCATGAAGCAGCGCTTGCTGATTGCACGCGCTTTGTTGAACGAGCCCAAAGTACTCTTCCTGGATGAACCCACGCGCGGACTCGATCCGGCTGCGGCGCGGGCGATTCGCGAGACGATCGAGAACCTGGGAGAGACAGGCACGACGGTGTTTCTGACCACGCATTACATGGAAGAGGCTGATGAGCTGTGCCGCAGGGTGGCGTTTCTGAGTGAGGGGAAAATAATTGCCATGGATACCCCTCGCAACCTGAAACTCAAGTACGGGGAGCGCAAAGCCAGGGTCATTCTGGATGATGACAGCGAGCACCTCCTTTCCCTCGACGAAGCCGCTGATGCTGCACAAATGGCGCAATGGATGCGGAATGGAAAGGTGCTCACCGTCCATTCCTTGGAAGCATCTCTCGAGGATGTCTTCATCCGGCTGACGGGGAGGATGCTCCTATGA
- a CDS encoding LCP family protein, producing the protein MKLSRKPQAKKRRRPSSRIIRILAGAFLVAAVFSIILIFSAVRDLAAAWSGMGLPSFEISSNSSAVPGTTPTAPLLEELPDPWNGTERVTILLMGLDFRDWLSGEGPPRTDSMMLATLDPVSMTAGMLSIPRDLWVEIPNYGHGRINTAYFIGEKDRLPGGGPALAVATVEKFIGVPIQYYMQIDFSAFERMVDEIGGIQVEVPEYIKIDPIGPDNTIRLEAGTYTFDGETALAYARSRKSEGGDFDRARRQQQVAIAIRNKILNLGNLPSLLSKAPALYQELASGIRTNLSLDEMISLGLTALKVKQEDIRRGVIAPPTNVTLETVLYGGEEAEVLKPVPDQIRLLRDEIFTSSGAIGPSIDAEQPDEAAQQEGARLAVLNGAGEEGLAGQAADLLRQFGFNVVEVSNADRMDYPQTHVIDYTGNPYTTQYLMELVNLTQSQILYQRNPDSEIDVAVILGYDWVQVLSMLNAALP; encoded by the coding sequence ATGAAACTAAGTCGAAAACCACAAGCGAAGAAGCGCCGCAGGCCCTCGAGCCGGATCATCCGCATCCTGGCTGGAGCGTTTCTCGTTGCGGCGGTGTTCTCCATCATACTCATCTTCAGTGCAGTACGCGATCTGGCCGCCGCCTGGTCGGGGATGGGTTTGCCTTCTTTCGAAATCTCTTCGAACAGCTCGGCGGTGCCCGGAACGACACCCACGGCGCCGCTGCTCGAGGAACTGCCAGATCCCTGGAACGGAACCGAGCGTGTGACCATCCTGCTGATGGGCCTCGATTTCCGGGACTGGCTTTCGGGGGAGGGGCCACCGCGCACCGATTCGATGATGCTGGCGACCTTGGACCCGGTCAGCATGACGGCGGGGATGCTCTCAATCCCGCGCGACCTGTGGGTTGAAATTCCGAATTACGGACACGGCCGCATCAATACCGCATACTTCATCGGGGAAAAAGATCGCCTTCCAGGCGGTGGACCGGCGCTTGCCGTTGCGACGGTGGAGAAATTCATCGGCGTTCCCATTCAATACTACATGCAGATCGACTTCAGCGCCTTCGAGAGAATGGTCGACGAAATTGGCGGCATTCAAGTCGAGGTTCCCGAGTATATCAAAATCGACCCCATCGGCCCGGACAACACCATTCGCCTGGAGGCAGGCACCTACACCTTCGACGGTGAAACGGCGTTGGCCTACGCTCGTTCGCGGAAATCGGAGGGTGGAGATTTCGACCGCGCTCGCCGTCAGCAGCAGGTGGCCATCGCCATCCGGAATAAAATCCTCAACCTGGGAAATCTGCCTTCGCTGCTTTCGAAAGCACCTGCCCTTTATCAGGAGTTGGCCTCCGGCATCCGTACGAATCTGTCGCTGGACGAGATGATTTCGTTGGGGCTTACTGCGCTGAAAGTGAAACAGGAAGACATCCGCCGCGGCGTGATCGCGCCGCCGACGAACGTCACTCTCGAGACGGTTCTCTACGGCGGTGAGGAAGCCGAAGTGCTCAAACCCGTCCCGGATCAAATCCGGCTCCTGCGTGACGAGATCTTCACCTCGTCGGGAGCCATCGGACCTTCTATCGATGCAGAGCAACCGGACGAAGCGGCACAGCAGGAAGGGGCTCGCCTCGCCGTCCTCAACGGCGCCGGCGAGGAGGGTTTGGCGGGGCAAGCGGCAGACTTACTGCGCCAGTTCGGTTTCAACGTCGTGGAGGTGTCGAACGCAGATCGGATGGATTACCCGCAGACCCACGTGATCGACTACACGGGAAATCCCTACACGACGCAGTACTTGATGGAGTTGGTCAACTTGACTCAGAGTCAGATTCTGTACCAGCGCAACCCAGACTCTGAGATCGATGTGGCGGTTATCCTGGGCTACGATTGGGTGCAGGTGTTGTCCATGCTCAATGCGGCACTTCCGTAA